A window of the Oryza brachyantha chromosome 5, ObraRS2, whole genome shotgun sequence genome harbors these coding sequences:
- the LOC102704340 gene encoding protein MODIFYING WALL LIGNIN-1-like: MAGKMDKKVIIVSTVVGSLGLLSAILGFSAEGTKITISDIRVVGDECLYPQNAANALAISGAVFLLMAQIAVSAIGGCCGCCKSRSIPSETKRIIGVVCAVVSWIAAGFAWVLFVVGATGNGDGSRATWPDCYVLKDGIFAGAAVLALVATAFGIASYVMLRRQAGEAPGGKPAEQPPLAGIAMGNPHFPPPPPSHGPTAW, from the exons ATGGCCGGAAAAATGGACAAGAAGGTGATCATCGTCTCCACGGTGGTCGGCTCCCTGGGGTTGCTGAGCGCCATCCTGGGTTTCTCCGCCGAGGGCACAAAGATCACT ATTTCTGATATACGGGTGGTCGGCGACGAGTGCCTGTACCCGCAGAACGCTGCGAACGCGCTGGCGATCAGCGGGGCTGTCTTCCTGCTGATGGCGCAGATCGCCGTGTCGGCCATCGGTggctgctgcggctgctgcaAGTCCCGCTCCATCCCGTCGGAGACCAAGCGGATCATCGGCGTCGTCTGCGCCGTCGTGTCATG GATAGCGGCGGGCTTCGCGTGGGTGCTGTTCGTGGTGGGCGCGACGGGGAACGGCGACGGGTCGCGGGCCACCTGGCCGGACTGCTACGTCCTCAAGGACGGCATCTTTGCTGGCGCGGCGGTGCTGGCCCTCGTTGCCACGGCGTTTGGGATCGCGTCCTACGTCATGCTTCGCAGGCAGGCCGGCGAGGCGCCGGGGGGCAAGCCGGCGGAGCAGCCACCATTGGCCGGGATCGCGATGGGCAACCCCCatttcccgccgccgcctccttcacATGGACCGACCGCGTGGTAG